A genome region from Labilibaculum antarcticum includes the following:
- a CDS encoding dipeptidase: MNKQLRMSLFILMASISFSTMAQDKSDWKNGVPEGCTTITVGKMATVDGSVITSHTDDSHRTRAWMDISPAKKHEKGSKFELFERSAYDSLAMPTYQHKKIGEIEQAEKTYQFLNTAYPCINEKQLAIGESTFGGHEELFSTECLIDCQRLQQLMLERCSSAREAITLADDLLKKYGWRDYGECLTIADKKEVWHFEVVGPGKGKIGAVWVAQRVPNDHISVNANASTIKEIDLKNPDYFMASANIFDVAKENGWWKEGETFRWNYVYAPESRLSLASRRREWRVLSMAAPSLHLDANDKDYPFSVKPDEKVTMDKLVEIFKDYYEGTPYNFVKNIKQADKEGNEVISPFANPFMPYDMNKLFGVNGGWNELGERTIARWYTMYATIIQCRDWLPDEVGGIVWLAQDNVATSIYIPVYAGATDLAESYKVKARILGYTRTSAWWAFNRLGTLSAQRWGDMRKDIDKVFIPLQKSYFAEQAKIDEQFLSLNKKKRLEFLTNRTIQLGNEVVEKAWEIGDGIWTNYDEKF, from the coding sequence ATGAATAAACAACTTAGAATGAGCCTGTTCATTTTAATGGCGTCAATTTCATTTTCAACCATGGCTCAGGACAAATCGGATTGGAAAAACGGTGTTCCCGAAGGTTGTACAACCATAACCGTGGGTAAAATGGCTACTGTCGATGGTTCTGTTATCACATCGCACACCGATGATAGTCACCGAACCCGAGCATGGATGGATATTTCTCCTGCAAAGAAACACGAGAAAGGAAGTAAGTTTGAACTGTTTGAACGATCGGCATACGATAGTCTGGCAATGCCAACCTATCAGCACAAAAAAATTGGAGAAATCGAACAGGCTGAAAAAACCTACCAATTTTTAAATACAGCCTATCCTTGTATTAACGAAAAGCAATTGGCCATTGGCGAATCTACTTTTGGAGGTCACGAAGAACTATTCTCAACCGAATGTTTAATCGACTGTCAGCGTTTGCAGCAATTAATGCTGGAAAGATGTTCTTCGGCTCGCGAAGCAATTACTTTAGCTGATGATTTGCTAAAAAAGTACGGATGGCGCGATTATGGAGAATGTCTTACCATTGCAGATAAAAAAGAAGTTTGGCATTTTGAGGTTGTTGGTCCTGGAAAAGGAAAAATAGGAGCCGTTTGGGTTGCTCAAAGAGTTCCAAACGATCACATTTCAGTAAATGCGAACGCCAGTACCATTAAAGAAATCGATTTAAAAAATCCTGATTATTTTATGGCATCGGCTAATATTTTTGATGTTGCCAAGGAAAATGGATGGTGGAAAGAAGGTGAAACATTCCGTTGGAATTACGTTTATGCACCTGAGAGTCGTTTGTCTCTGGCTTCAAGAAGAAGAGAATGGCGAGTACTTTCTATGGCCGCTCCTTCTTTGCATTTGGATGCCAACGATAAGGATTATCCTTTTTCGGTAAAACCGGATGAAAAGGTAACAATGGACAAATTGGTGGAGATCTTTAAAGATTACTACGAAGGAACTCCTTATAATTTTGTGAAAAATATAAAACAGGCAGATAAAGAAGGGAATGAAGTTATCTCTCCTTTTGCAAATCCTTTTATGCCTTATGATATGAATAAATTGTTTGGTGTAAATGGCGGATGGAATGAGCTGGGAGAAAGAACAATCGCTCGTTGGTACACCATGTATGCAACAATTATTCAGTGTCGCGACTGGTTGCCCGACGAAGTTGGTGGAATTGTTTGGTTGGCTCAGGATAATGTAGCAACATCCATTTATATTCCTGTTTATGCAGGTGCTACCGATTTGGCTGAAAGCTATAAGGTAAAAGCCCGGATATTGGGTTATACCCGTACATCCGCATGGTGGGCTTTCAATAGGTTAGGTACATTATCGGCTCAACGATGGGGAGATATGCGAAAAGACATCGATAAGGTGTTTATTCCTTTGCAAAAGAGCTATTTTGCAGAACAAGCTAAGATTGATGAGCAATTCTTGAGTTTGAATAAGAAAAAAAGATTGGAATTCCTGACCAACAGAACCATTCAACTTGGAAACGAAGTGGTTGAAAAAGCATGGGAAATTGGCGATGGAATTTGGACCAATTACGATGAGAAATTCTAA